The genomic window CGAGCAAAGATGCTTTAGTTAAAACCTTCGTTGGAAAAGGAGTTCGCCCCCAGACACATCCTTCCTATCAGGCTTGGACGTACGCTGCATTGATTCATGATTTTAACGAGAATGTCCAAGAGCAGCATATTCGTTTAAAGCCTTGTGCATATTTACATAATTACAGAAAAACAGCCAATGATCCTTTAACAGATGACCATTACAAAGAGCATCTAGACAAAGCACCGGTCTTCACAAAAGGGGAAATTCAGAATTTAAGAGATTTTATAAAAAAATACGTTAAAAAAGGCGATCATAATAAACTCATTTACCAAATCGAGCATGGCAGAATTCGACCTTCAAAATCTTTACAAGACTCGCTGACAAGTATGTTAAAGGGCAACGAAGAGTTTATCATGATTGATGAACAGAAGGTGTTTTATGAAGAGGCATTTCACCTTGCACTTCAGTGTGTAAAAGAAGACAAGAAACAAGTCATGGTCATAGAAGGTGGACCAGGCACGGGGAAATCTGTCATGGCGATACATTTATTAGTGAACCTAATTAATAAAGGGTTAATGACTCTTTATGTATCCAAAAATGCTGCACCGCGAGAAGTATATGCATCTAAATTAAAAGGGACCATTAGAAAAACGGAAATTGATAACTTATTTAAAGGGTCTGGAAGTTTCACAGAGTCAAAAAAGAATGAATTCGATGTGATCATAGTCGACGAGGCACATCGACTAAATGAAAAGTCAGGCTTTTATGGGAATCAAGGTGAGAATCAAGTAAAAGAACTAATTAACGCTTCAAAATTCACACTCTTTTTTATTGATGAAGATCAAAAGGTCACACTAAAGGATATTGGTAGTATTGATTTAATAAAAAATTATGCAAACGAGCTTGGAGCGGAGATTATAGCAGGACAATTGGTGTCTCAATTTCGTTGCGACGGATCAGACGCATATATTGCATGGTTAGATGACGTACTTCAAATAAGAGAAACAGCTAATACGCATTATTATGGAGTGGATTATGATTTTCGAGTGTATAATGATCCGCATGAAATGCTTCATGTGATAGATAGACTAAATAAAATTAATAACAAATCTAGGCTTTTAGCAGGCTATTGCTGGGAGTGGCCTACTGCAGAGCGACATAACACAAAACACAAAGATATTGTCATCCCAGAACATAATTTTGAAATAAGTTGGAATTTATCGGACAGTATTTGGGCTATTGATCAACATTCCGTCAATGAAGCAGGATGCATTCATACTGCACAGGGATTAGAATTTGATTATGTTGGCGTTATTATTGGTCCGGATTTAAGGTATGCAAATAATAATATTATAACAGACTACACCCAGCGTGCTAAAACAGACCAATCTCTTAAAGGTATTAAAACATTGGCAAAAAGTGACCCTGAAAAAGCGCAAGCTGTGGCGGACAAAATTATCCGAAATACATACAGAACCCTTATGACTCGAGGACAAAAAGGATGCTTTATCTATTGTACTGACCCAGAATTAAATACATACTTTGAAAATCGTCTTCAAACGACGAGAACGTATAATGACTTGTCACCAGATCGGTTGTTAAAAGTAGCTGAGGAGACGGGAGAGTATGAAGGTAAAAAGTAATTGTGTCACATAACATGAGTAATATTTTGCTGGATAGATGCTTGGTTACAGTTTTATATTTTTGACATACACATATCTCTAATCTTGTGAACCAATAGAACTGTTAATATAACGTGTTCAGCTAAAACGATTTTGATCGCAAAAAATCAGCTGCAATTATCTGGCTATCATTATCTGTGAGAGTGTATGAAATTCTGCTAGCACTTTGATACTTTATCCTAGCAGGGGTCAGGCACTATAATCGTTCCCGCATACGAGCCATGTGGAGTGCGTAGCCAAACTAGAGTTAAAATAGTTTGGTGTAATGCAGTTAAAAAATAGAAATCCCTCGATTAAACAGTTCGAGGGATTTTTTAGATAACACTTTATTACTTTATTACCCTATCGGAGGGCAGGCACTTAAAGGATTAAAACGTCCTCCAAACTGATGTCGGTGGTTTTATCATGCTCTATGCATTAATAAATTTAAAATATGTTCGTTCACCATATCTGATTTTTCAATGGATAAAGCGTGCCCAGCTCCATGGATTAAAACAGCCTGTATGTTAGGAAGGGTCTTCATTGCTTTTGATAAAGCCTTCTTATGATTATAAATAATTTCCTTATCTCCTACTAGAAAAAGAGTGGGTATATTCATGTTTCTCAAGTCTTCCTCTTTAATCTCCGAAGGAATAATTATTTTATGTTCCCATTTGAAGTTTATGAGTCCTTGATAAAATTGATCAAAAAGGTAATCATGAACTTTATTTCCCTTTGCAACAAACCATTTCGCAAAAAAATTAATGATAACTGCACGGATTCTAATAACATTTGCTACCAATAATCGAATGGGAAACTGCATACTGAAAGGAGTAACTGATGCCGCCGGTGCAAGAAGAACCATTCTGATAAATTCAGTTGCTATTATCTCATGACTGTCATCATCTATGAAAATTAGTTGTGCATGTAACGGTGACATTACATTGCCAGCAGTTGGGTACTCTATCCCAGCAGGGGTGGGCACCCATAACTTGCTATTTTTACACGTGGTTGTTTTTTTGCAAGACAGGGATTTTTCATTTAAGTTGTATAAGGTGATGTTGGGACATGTCAGCTATTTTACTATAGCATCAACGGTTACAATATAATATGCTAGATGAGTACAGCCTAATTTAAGTGGTATTTTAATTTTTGATATTCACGACCCTCTTGTTTATACCAATCAAAGTTTGATTTTAATAAATTTCTCAAGAATTTTATTTGTTTTATGAGTTAAATCTCCAACTTGAAGAGCTAGAAAGACAACTACTTATTCAGAGATGTTCATGCGATGAAGAAATTAAAGATAATTGTGATATTGCGTAATTTACTATCTAACAGAGCTTATTGGTTGGAATTCTTTAGTCCCATTAAAAGTATAGCGCAAAAAAAGGGTTGCCACCTCTTAAAGGAAAGTGTTAAAAATGTTTAAATAGCATTTACTCCAAACTAAAAGTAAGGCATGCAGTTACCATGAAATGTAGACAAAGCATGTTAAAGTTATACAGGTCGATAGAAAAGATTTTTTTGGAGCCTATCGCAACTTACGAATAACGTAATGTATTGAGGGAGGAAATAAAGTGTATTATTTAGAAAATAATCGTTTGAAAGTTGAGATTCAAGAACCAGGATCTTTCTATAAAGGGCCAAGATTTGATTGGACCGGTTTTATTACACAAATAACATTAGATGGAAACATTAATTATTGTGTTCCTGAGCGATTAGAAGAGGGGAAAGGTACTGGTGGACTAGGATTATGTAATGAATTTGGTATTGATTTGCCCATTGGGTATGATGAAACAGAAGTGGACGAGATGTTTCCGAAAATAGGTGTAGGGCTTCTAAAAAAAGATGAAGATGATGTTTATGACTTTTTTAGAAATTATGAGGTTTTGCCTTTAGAATTCAAAATTGCAAAAGAAGCGAATTCGATAACGTTTGAAACCACAAATTATAGTCCGATGGGCTACGGGTATCATTTATTTAAAGAAGTAGCGATAGTCGATAATCGATTAATTATCAACTATCAGTTGAAAAATGTGGGTAAGCATCCTATACATACTAATGAATATTCGCATAATTTCATTGGGATTAATAACCAATTGATTGGTGAACATTATCAATTGAAAATGCCAAGAATGAAAAAAATGGACATTGAAGTCGGTTCTATTTCGAAGTCTGAGGACCGATTAACGTGGTCAGCTACACCTGATGAGGATTTCTATGCTCATATTGATTGGGATGTAAACAACGGAACTTACAATTGGGATGTGTTTCACGATAAAATCGGAGCGGGTGTACGAGAAATATCTGAGTTCCAACCTTCTAAAATCGCCTTATGGGGAACCACTCATGTTGTTTGTCCAGAAGTGTTTATTGATATAAAATTAAATCCTAATGAGATAAAATCATGGAAACGGGTGTATGAGTTTTATCAAGGTAAGTGAGTTTAGCTAATTGAAGCAATGGGGACTGTTTTTCTACTTCTATGAAGCAAAAGAACCGTCCCCATGCATCTGTACTGAGATAAAGGTAGTATATATAATGCAGACTAAGCAACTATATACTATTATTAACAATCACTCTCCAAGATACGTCGAGTACATAGCTAAACTAGAGTTGTAAATATCTTGGTCCCAATAGGTTAAGTAAATTCAGTTGAAAATTATGTTTGTTTCATGATCCCTCGGACTAATAGTTCGAGGGATTTTTGAGTTTGTTAGCACTTTGTTACTTTATCCTAGCAGGGGACAGGCGCTTGTATATGGAGGAATGAATAATGTGCGTGGAGGCATGACTTTTGTAGAAGATAAATAATAATTTGGCTACAGCTGTATACAATAAAATGAAAACTATCTTACTATTCATAAGGAGATATACAGATGAAAAAATTTATAAGTAGATTAATGTGTAGTTTAATAGCTATAGCTGTGCTTGGTTTTATGCCCCCTAACCAATTAAAGGTTCATGCAGAAAGACATGATATCATTCAATACAAAATCAAAAAAGGGGATACCTTTTATCTTTTAGGATTAAGATTTAATAGCAGTGGAGAGTCTATTTCAAATATGAATGCAGAAATGGACCCATATAATTTAAAGATTGGAAGCAAGGTGAAGGTACCTGTTGGTTCAGGAACAAAATTACACTATGTAAAAAAGGGAGATACACTTGGAACTCTCTCTTATAAGTATGACAGTACGATTGAGTTGATTTCGGAAAAAAATAACATAAGCAATCCCAATTTAATTTACACTGGAGATATTTTATCTATACCGAAACTGACACTGACTGACATAAATGCTATTGTTATTGATATAAACAACGCTAGTAGAGAAGGATACGGAGGATTTGGAAACGCACGTTTTGAAAATGGGTGTTTAAAGATTGACATGTATTTTAACCTTGTAGTTCATGAATATTCCATGAAAATTATAAAGCAGATTTTAGATAAACATAATGTCAAACAGGTAGATTATAATGTGGAAAATGTAATATGGGATTGTCCTCCCGGCGTTCATTGTACAAGTCGTCATGGTACAGTGTGTATTAAAATTGATAAGAAGTAAGACTAAAATATAGTCTTATTCTGGGGGCTAAATAGGGGTGCTTAAGGTAATGGTATGCACCGATTTAGAGTGTTTTTTTTCCACGAACTACTAGCAATATCCTGCTAATAGTGTCAATTACAACCGAATAAAAAAATGGCAGTATGGGGACGGTTCTCATACTGCCATTTTTGTCCTGATATTATTTTTGTTTTGAAATTTCTCGTGTTAAGTTTAAGGGGACAACGACAAGTTTTTTTGCACAAATCAAGTGCTTAAGCATTATTATGGAGTTAGGAAGAATTTTTACTCTCAAGGTAAGAGTTATTAATAGACTCTATTTTGGATGGTCGATTACTAGCAGTAAGATGGGAGGTGGCATTATAGCAAGTATCACTGAATCATGTCATTAATCGCTATATTAAGAGGGAGGGTGTTTAAAGTATGTTTTACAAAAATTTAGAAACAGATAGGCTATTGTTGAAAAATATTGATACTGGGGATAGAGAATTTATTTATAGTCAATTTTCAGATGAGGAGGTAAATAAATACTTATTCGATGCTGAGCCATTAAATGATATAAATGGTGCAGGTGAAATCATAGAATTTTATTTAGCACCGGAGCCACGTCTACAACATAGATGGATAATCATTAATAAAAAGAATGGGTTAAAAATGGGGACATGTGGATTTCATTGCTGGAGTACTAAGGATTCTAACGTTGAAATAGGGTATGATTTAAAAAAAGAATTTTGGGGAAACGGCTATATGTATGAAGCATTACAGGCCATTATTCAGTTTGCCAAAAGCAGTATGAACATAAAAGAAATAAAAGCATGTATTTATACCGAAAACTATCAATCTATACGTCTAGCGGAGAAATTTGGTTTTGTTGCAACGGGTTCAAAAAATGAGCATTTCAGAGGGGAAGAATATTTACATACTATTTATTCATTAGATCTTGGACAAGATGAATAGAGGTTTTCCTTCAACGCTTCCGAAATAACGAGCGCCTACTATAAAATCGTTTACATCAGTAATGTACCGGTTGCAACAGAATTCATAATGGCGAAGTAAATTGTGTAGCTAGCGTTTAAGTCGGCAGTATGAGATCCGCCCACATACTTCCACGTACTCAAATGGCCCCTGCCGGCTCGTTGTCACTTTATCCTAGCAGGGGACAGGCTTTTTTTATTGGCAGCATGAGAACCGTCCCCAAGCTGCCGTCTGTAACTGAGATACTAAAAACCATTATGTGTTATAAGGAATGCTAATGAGGAAAGTTGTTCCTTTTCCCTTTTCGCTTGTTAAATCGATTTTCCCCTTTAATCTATGGATGGTGTTGAATACTGTAAGCATGCCAAGTCCTGTGCCTTCATCTTTTGTTGAGTAGTAGGGCTTGCCGATCCGAGTCATCTCTTCTTGTGTCATTCCAATGCCGTGATCTTGAATTTTAATTATGATGTTATCCTTTTTCTCAAACACATGAACGTAAAGGGTGCCACCGTTTTTCATTGCTTCAATCCCGTTTTTATATAGATTAATTAAGCATTGTTGGATTTGGTTTTTATCGTATTTTATATTTAATGTGTTTTCAAACTGTAGCTTAAGCTCAACTTGATGGAGCGTAGCATAGGGCATCATAATGTTCTCAACATACTCCACTTCTTCTCGAAGGTTAGAATAGATCATGTTCTCAGCTTGCGGTTTGGCAAGGGATAGAAAATCACTTACAATTTTCTCAGCTCGTCGTAATTCGGTTAAAGAAAAATCAACATAACTTCTTTCAGCTTCGGAAATATTTTTAGATTCATTAATAAGCTGGAGAAACCCGTTTGTAACAGTTAAAGGATTACGAATTTCATGGGTAATACTGGCAGCCAGTTCACTGATGACATTCAGTCGTTCGGCATCATTAAATTTTTCGCGTGTCTTGACATTATAAATAATTTTTTGAATTAAAATCATTATAATAGCTGTGCTACTAACATGAATGCCAATTACATTAAGAACAATCATCCAAAAATGCTGGTTTAGCTCATTATAATAGGTACTAATATGTGTAAGATAAGAAGCCATGGCTATAAAGGAAATAGCAGAAGCCATTAATATGCGCTTTTGAGAGTTTAACTTCAAGAATGCATTCGTGCATAGTGGTACAACTAAAAATACAATAGTGGAGAAAATCAGTGAGGGTATAACTCCGTCTCCACCAATATAAAATCGATAAAGGTTTAGGACGAACCAAAGTGGCAATGCAATTTTATAGCCACCGAATAGGGCTGCAAGAATAAAAGGTACATATCGTAAATCAAAAATAAAACCTATCTCTAATTCAATAGGAAAGGTCATGCAAAGAACCATTATGATGGCTGTTAAAAAAGATATATAAAATTTATATTTAGTTGGCTGAACTTTATTTTCAAAAAATATCAGGTAAGTTAAGACAGGAAAAAGAAAAAAAAGAAAATTAATTAAAAGTGTTTCTGTCATGAATAAGTTCCCTTCTTTTGTTAATAATCATAAAAGCACAAGTGAAAAAAAAAGCAAATCTATCATATCACGAACATGGTACTTTATGGTAGGGCATCTTTCTTAATCCAAGTGAAAGCCCTGCATGATTCAATTAAGCAACTTATTTTATATGGGGCCTACAAGCTAAATTTTGTGTATATATTTTGAAGGTGATTGTACTCTTAACCACAGCACTATATAATAAACTAGGGACTAGATAAATTCAAAAATTGATATAGAAAGGAACAATATAATGAAAAATATACCCAATGTATACTTTGGAAATGCATCTTTACACCCTCTAACGAAACCGGTTTCCTTAGAAACGGTAACTATGAATGAGGATATTTTTTTCAAGATTGAAAACTACAATCAAATGAATCCATTCTTTATGACAGTGGTAAGTGATGTTGACCATTGGATGTTCATATCAAGTACTGGCGGACTGACTTGTGGTCGTAAAAATGCAGAGTCAGCATTATTTCCATATGATACAGATGATAAAATCCATGACAGTATTGAGACAACCGGATCACATACCCTACTAATCGTCACGAAAGATGACAAGAAATTTTTGTGGAAACCTTTCTCAACTCATAATAGCAATGTATATAAGATTACAAGAAATTTATATAAAAACACGATAGGTAATAAGATTATGTTTGAGGAGATTAACCATGACCTGGAGGTTAGTTATACCTATACGTGGAAGAGCAGTGATTCATTTGGATTCATTAAAGAATCAAGAATGGTTAACCTGGCGGAAAAGGAAGTAGAGATTAGAGTCTTAGACGGTATTCGTAACATACTACCTTATGGTGTCAATACGCTTTTGCAAACTACAAAAAGCACACTTGTTGATGGATATAAACGATGTGAGTTAGTGGAGAAAGCGGGACTTGGTATCTACACGCTTAGTTCAATTTTAACAGATAAAGCGGAGCCAAGTGAATCATTGAAAGTAACGACGGTTTGGTCAAAGGGACTTGAGAATCCGGACTACCTGTTGTCCGAACAACAGATCAAAGCTTTCTCTCAAAACGAAGAGATTCAAACGGAAGTTGATATTAAGGGTAGAAGAGGTTCTTACTATGTTGCAGATTCTATTCACCTTAGAGGTAGTGAATCAAAAAATTGGTATATAGTAGCTGAACTAAACCAAAGTGCTTCAAAAGTTGAGAAACTTATTAAAGAGGTTATAGAAAATCCACTGATTCTTGAAGAGGTAGAAGCGGATGTTTCAAAAGGGGATTACAATCTTAAAAAGCTTGTATTTGATGCAGACGGATTCCAGTTTACGGCTGATGAGAAGGCGGGCTATAGGCACTTTTCAAACACCCTTTACAATATTATGCGTGGTGGTATATACGCAGATGGCTATCAGATTGACAGAGATGATTTCATAGCATTTGTAGGTAATTGGAACAAAGAAGTATATACGAAACAACTTGATTTTATGAGCCAATTGCCTGAAACAATTAACTATAATGAACTGATGGCTTTGGTAGCAGAGCGTAACTGTAAGGATTTTGAACGATTAGTATTTGAATACCTACCACTTACATTCAGTAGACGACACGGAGACCCAAGTCGTCCGTGGAATAAATTTAATATTGAGATTACCAAAGAAGATGGAAGCAAGGATTTGAAGTTTGAAGGGAATTGGCGTGATATCTTTCAAAATTGGGAAGCTTTATCCATCTCCTATCCTGCATTTACCGAGAGTATCATTGCTAAATTCGTAAATGCATCAACAGCAGACGGCTATAACCCATATCGAATTACGAAAGACGGAATTGACTGGGAGACGCTTGACCCTGAAGATCCATGGTCGAATATTGGATATTGGGGAGATCATCAAATCATCTATCTTTTAAAGCTAATGGAATTATCCAAGGCTTATAATCCTGAAAAGGTATTGGGGCTTCTTCAAAAAGACATTTTTGTATATGCGAATGTACCTTATAGAATTAAAGGGTTTGATGCATTAGTAGCCGATCCAAGAAACAGTATTTTGTATGATGATGAGCGTGAACAGCGTATTGAGAACAAAACGGCAAGTCTTGGTTCTGATGGTAAGTTAGTTTGGGGCAAGGACGGTATCTACAAAGTTAACTTAATGGAAAAACTCTTGGTTACTCTACTTGCTAAGTTCTCTAACTATGTGCCTGAGGGTGGTATTTGGATGAATACGCAGCGTCCAGAGTGGAACGATGCTAACAACGCTCTTGTTGGGAATGGCTTGTCCATGGTTACCCTGTATTATATGCATCGTTTCCAAGCTTTTATGAGTCAAATAGTTACGGACATGAAAGAGGATTCCATTGAGGTTTCGGTTGAAGTGCTTCAGATGTTTAATGATACAATGGCGGTATTGAAGGATAGTAAACAATATCTTGGTAGTGAAATGTCCGATGACACTCGTTTTAATATTGTAAAAGCATTAGGGAAGATTGGAGAAACGTATAGAAATTCTATATACGACAATGGCTTTGTAGGGGAAAAGGCAGCACTGTCTATAGACTCTCTTAACGAATTTATTGAAGTTTCAATGACCCATTTAAAAGATTCCATTAAAAAGAATAAACGAGAAGACGGTCTATACCACTCTTACAATCTCATCCGATTTGATAAGGAAAACAACTGTAGCATATCAAATCTTTATGAGATGTTAGAAGGCCAGGTTGCTGTTCTAAGTTCAAAAGCGTTAGATGGAAAAGAAACTATTAATGTCTTGGAGGCACTTAGAAATAGTTCTATGTATCGCGAAGACCAAAACAGCTATATGCTCTATCCGAATCGTGAATTGCCAAAGTTCTTAGAGAAAAATGTAATTCCTGATGAACAAGTTATGTCATCAACTGTGTTAAAAACAGAGCTGAGTAAGAACCGCACTCGATTTATTGAAAAAGATGTGAATGGGAAGTACCATTTTAACGGTCGATTCAGAAACGGTGAAGAGATTCGAGAAGCTCTAAAAGACACAAATGAGTATAGCGATGAGGATATCAAAATCGTTGAAGAAATCTTCACAAATCTTTTTGACCATCATGCTTTTACAGGACGTTCCGGTACTTTTTATAAGTATGAAGGTTTAGGCAGTATCTATTGGCACATGGTATCAAAGCTAGTCTTGGCGACACAAGAGAACTTTAATGATATCTATTGCGAAAAGGGTATGGATGAAGAAGCTACAGTGCTTATGAATGAGTATGAAACTATTAAGGCAGGAATAGGATTAGAAAAATCACCGGAACAATACGGTGCATTCCCAACAGATGCTTATTCCCATACGCCAAGCTTTGCAGGTGTTCAACAACCAGGTATGACCGGACAGGTTAAAGAAGACTTTATCTCTAGACTAGGCGAGTTAGGGGTGAAGGTAGAGAATGGTTGTGTTCGTTTTAAACCGGAGCTACTAGCAAAGTCTGAGTTTTTAAAAGAGACGAAAGTTTGGTCCCTACCTAAGAATAGTAATGCTACAGATACAGTAACAATCCAGTTAGATGAGAATACCTTAGGATTCACATTCTGTGCCGTTCCGGTTATCTATTATCTAGACGACAAAAAGAAAATCATCGTTTGTTATACAGATGGTACAGAAAGTATGTTTGAAGATGTGGATACGTTAGACCGTGAAACGAGTCAAACTATTTTCAATCGTGATGGTCAGATTGATCGAATTAAAGTATATATTGACGGTAGTCAATTGAAATAATCTTTGAGTTCTGAGTAGATCTTCTGCTCAGAACTTTTTCTTTTTTAACAGACGACCTTTGAGAGGAATCGTCAGGATGCAAACGAACGAGGTGAGAAAGTTGCTTAATGCGTTCTGAGGGGAGCTGTCAGAGCGCGAAAGAAGTGGAAAGTGCTTCATGAGAGCAATCTTCTTCGACAGCTAAATGTGCATTTTTCTGTTATCTTTAATAGCACTTTAATACTTAATCCTAGCAAGGGACAGGCACCCATTTTTCAGGAAAAAATAACAAAATGTTCACAATTCGTTAAAAAGAAAGATGGCAGAGAGTTTATACTAGTGGTGAAGTATTAAGAAGGTGCTACCTTGAGCGATTATTCAATATAGCGCACAGCGGTTGACAGATAACAAGGATAGAATATGGTATTTGTCTATTCACTTCGCTGAGAAGCGAAATAAAGGAGGGAGTGTTCAGGATGGACTACATAACATCTAACAAAGAAGCATGGGAAGAAGCATTTGAGAAAAAGGCTGATGGATGGGGAAAGGACATTACTACACGTTTGCAGCAAGAAAAATACCCTTATTTGAAACCGGAATTTGTGGAGGAGTTGCAACAAATTGATTTTACCAATAAAACGGTCGGGCAATTTTGCTGTAATAATGGAAGAGAGCTACTATCGATTATGCAATTTGGGGCGGCAGAAGGCGTAGGATTTGACATTGCCGCTAATATGGTGAAAGCTGCAAATGATGTGGCACAGCAGGTTGGATATAATTGTTCCTTTGTGCAAGCGAATATTCTCGAGATTGATGAAACGTACCATGGCTATTTTGATTATATCGTCATCACAGTGGGAGCCATCACGTGGTTTGAAGATTTATCGGCATTTTTTAAAAAAGTATCTCTTTGTCTAAAAGAAAAAGGTAAAGTGCTTATGCATGAAATACACCCTGTTACGAATATGTTAGCGACTACTGGTGAGGAACTGTACGACCCAAATGTGCCGAATAAGCTCACGTATTCTTATTTTAAAAAAGATCCATGGGTGGAAAACACCGGCATGGGCTATATGAGTGGAGACAAGTACCAGTCCAAAACGTTCTATAGCTATTCACATACATTCGCAGACATTTTTAACGCATTAAGTGTAAACGAGCTTAGTTTGAAAAAGCTGAGAGAATTCGCTAAAGATGAGTCAGCCCAGTTCGTACATCTGGACCACAAAGGAATTCCGCTAACATATGTGCTGGTGGCAGAGAAGTAGATGAATCGCTTCAAGCGGAATCTACAAGTAAGGTATATACTCATGAAATGATGTTTTCAGATTTAAAGATTATCAGTGTTTATAGTTACTTGATCAATGGAAGGGCAAACCAACATATCAAATTACGAATCATTTCTACTAAAACGCCCCAAGGCGTATAAAAATAAAACAAGGATGTCCTCGATTGAAAAAATATTTACTATATCAGAGTAATCATTTACTGAAAGAAACCCATAGCTTTTGCAGCTGTGGGTTTCTTTGTAATGGAGAGTGAAAGATACAAGGAACACGACTTTATAACGTCTATGTTAAATTTGTCTAATAATTTACATAAATACATATAAATGGTGAATTTTCCCTTTATTAATTCCAATTATGGTATTATAATCTCAAGTGGAACTAAAAGGTGGTAGTTATGAAAAATATAAATGAGATACTGTTAAATCCTGTTCGAATGAGAATTATTCAGGAAATGGCTACGCAACAAACTATGACTACGAATGAGCTCTGTGAAAGAATCAGTGATGTACCACGTACAACGATGTACCGTCATGTCAATATTCTAATCGATAACAATATTTTGTCTGTTATGTCAGAAAAAAAAATTAGGGGGAGTCTTGAAAGAACACTTGCTTTAAATATCTCAGAAATTTCAAAGCACAACACCATTGAGAATGCTACCCAAAATGCCTTTGGGTTTCTCATGAGTCAATATGCTAAGTTTC from Bacillus sp. HMF5848 includes these protein-coding regions:
- a CDS encoding DUF2075 domain-containing protein; the encoded protein is MIIYEATKTEFVADVTNELLVERLYDSYQEKIGRTSKQEILSWEHSLQRMSNVMQDQEIPSDASVAIEFKIPNTSKRVDFIVAGNDGKQDHVVIVELKQWSEVEKITSKDALVKTFVGKGVRPQTHPSYQAWTYAALIHDFNENVQEQHIRLKPCAYLHNYRKTANDPLTDDHYKEHLDKAPVFTKGEIQNLRDFIKKYVKKGDHNKLIYQIEHGRIRPSKSLQDSLTSMLKGNEEFIMIDEQKVFYEEAFHLALQCVKEDKKQVMVIEGGPGTGKSVMAIHLLVNLINKGLMTLYVSKNAAPREVYASKLKGTIRKTEIDNLFKGSGSFTESKKNEFDVIIVDEAHRLNEKSGFYGNQGENQVKELINASKFTLFFIDEDQKVTLKDIGSIDLIKNYANELGAEIIAGQLVSQFRCDGSDAYIAWLDDVLQIRETANTHYYGVDYDFRVYNDPHEMLHVIDRLNKINNKSRLLAGYCWEWPTAERHNTKHKDIVIPEHNFEISWNLSDSIWAIDQHSVNEAGCIHTAQGLEFDYVGVIIGPDLRYANNNIITDYTQRAKTDQSLKGIKTLAKSDPEKAQAVADKIIRNTYRTLMTRGQKGCFIYCTDPELNTYFENRLQTTRTYNDLSPDRLLKVAEETGEYEGKK
- a CDS encoding sensor histidine kinase — protein: MTETLLINFLFFLFPVLTYLIFFENKVQPTKYKFYISFLTAIIMVLCMTFPIELEIGFIFDLRYVPFILAALFGGYKIALPLWFVLNLYRFYIGGDGVIPSLIFSTIVFLVVPLCTNAFLKLNSQKRILMASAISFIAMASYLTHISTYYNELNQHFWMIVLNVIGIHVSSTAIIMILIQKIIYNVKTREKFNDAERLNVISELAASITHEIRNPLTVTNGFLQLINESKNISEAERSYVDFSLTELRRAEKIVSDFLSLAKPQAENMIYSNLREEVEYVENIMMPYATLHQVELKLQFENTLNIKYDKNQIQQCLINLYKNGIEAMKNGGTLYVHVFEKKDNIIIKIQDHGIGMTQEEMTRIGKPYYSTKDEGTGLGMLTVFNTIHRLKGKIDLTSEKGKGTTFLISIPYNT
- a CDS encoding LysM peptidoglycan-binding domain-containing protein produces the protein MKKFISRLMCSLIAIAVLGFMPPNQLKVHAERHDIIQYKIKKGDTFYLLGLRFNSSGESISNMNAEMDPYNLKIGSKVKVPVGSGTKLHYVKKGDTLGTLSYKYDSTIELISEKNNISNPNLIYTGDILSIPKLTLTDINAIVIDINNASREGYGGFGNARFENGCLKIDMYFNLVVHEYSMKIIKQILDKHNVKQVDYNVENVIWDCPPGVHCTSRHGTVCIKIDKK
- a CDS encoding class I SAM-dependent methyltransferase, with product MDYITSNKEAWEEAFEKKADGWGKDITTRLQQEKYPYLKPEFVEELQQIDFTNKTVGQFCCNNGRELLSIMQFGAAEGVGFDIAANMVKAANDVAQQVGYNCSFVQANILEIDETYHGYFDYIVITVGAITWFEDLSAFFKKVSLCLKEKGKVLMHEIHPVTNMLATTGEELYDPNVPNKLTYSYFKKDPWVENTGMGYMSGDKYQSKTFYSYSHTFADIFNALSVNELSLKKLREFAKDESAQFVHLDHKGIPLTYVLVAEK
- a CDS encoding GNAT family N-acetyltransferase; the protein is MFYKNLETDRLLLKNIDTGDREFIYSQFSDEEVNKYLFDAEPLNDINGAGEIIEFYLAPEPRLQHRWIIINKKNGLKMGTCGFHCWSTKDSNVEIGYDLKKEFWGNGYMYEALQAIIQFAKSSMNIKEIKACIYTENYQSIRLAEKFGFVATGSKNEHFRGEEYLHTIYSLDLGQDE
- a CDS encoding alpha/beta fold hydrolase, whose product is MSPLHAQLIFIDDDSHEIIATEFIRMVLLAPAASVTPFSMQFPIRLLVANVIRIRAVIINFFAKWFVAKGNKVHDYLFDQFYQGLINFKWEHKIIIPSEIKEEDLRNMNIPTLFLVGDKEIIYNHKKALSKAMKTLPNIQAVLIHGAGHALSIEKSDMVNEHILNLLMHRA
- a CDS encoding helix-turn-helix domain-containing protein; this encodes MKNINEILLNPVRMRIIQEMATQQTMTTNELCERISDVPRTTMYRHVNILIDNNILSVMSEKKIRGSLERTLALNISEISKHNTIENATQNAFGFLMSQYAKFHKYFNDQNPNPAKDKIFLNNTVLMMSDGEFDQFTEELRQLISKYYNYESTEGRKARDISIISAPVEKD